A stretch of DNA from Synergistaceae bacterium:
TGGAGAGAAGATCGTAACGACGTTCACCGCCATCTCTCGCCTTGAAAAGGCTTTTCAGAATGACCTTGATGTTATTGAAGTCATAGGGCATCCGACAGATGTCCAGCAGCTCCCGATCAGGGATGAACTGCCTCAGCTCGTCGCAAGTGGCAATCAGCTCGTTGTCGATAATCCGGTCGAAGCCGCCGGCGTCCTGAGTCTCGGATGGATTGAGCCACTGGGCGTAGACGGTCTCTCCCAAGGACTTCAGCGCGTCTTCCAGAGTGGCGCTGTCGATGAGCCGGGAGAAAAACGACGCGTCCAGGAAGCGATTTTCCATGGCTCGCAGTCGCGCCACCGCGTACACGTAGCTCACGCTCACGGTTGCCACCCCCTTTTCATTGGGAGAACAGGCGCTGGACGACGTCTGGCTCGATCTCCGAACGAATAGCTTCCATCAACATGTCCCAGGAGCAATTGATGTCGATCTTTCCGTTCCTCAATACAAATCCGCCCGAAATCGGCAGGCGGTCACCGGAAAAAGACAGACGTGTAGAGTGCGAAGCATTGTAGCTATCGAGCCACGAACCGTCAATATTGCGCTCGTTTTGGCCGATAAAGAGGACTTCTTCACCAGTCACAACCGCTTTTTCCATCAAAGTATGAACAAAAGAAAGATATGCGTCGTGGGGCAGCTCCGTCAGTTTGCGCAACGCTCCCTCGAAAGCCTCGCCAATTAGGCGCTGTTTGATGCCCAGATCTACTTTGTTGGCGTCCAGTCCCGCCACAATCTGCCGGCGCTTGAGAATTTCCGGATCCTCTTTGGCGAAGCGGTTTTTGTAAGAAGACTGGATGGCTTTGACCTCATTGTCGGCCTCTTTGATAACGGCCGAGACGCGAGCATCATTCTCCGCCTCGATGGTTTTGATCTGGGCTTGAGCTTCCGCGTTTATTTTCGCTTTGATATCGGCCAGCGACATAAAGGTCACCCGCCTAGAGCGATATCCTCATAAGCATGATAATGCTTGTAAGGAGTGCGAGAACCGCG
This window harbors:
- a CDS encoding V-type ATP synthase subunit E; translated protein: MSLADIKAKINAEAQAQIKTIEAENDARVSAVIKEADNEVKAIQSSYKNRFAKEDPEILKRRQIVAGLDANKVDLGIKQRLIGEAFEGALRKLTELPHDAYLSFVHTLMEKAVVTGEEVLFIGQNERNIDGSWLDSYNASHSTRLSFSGDRLPISGGFVLRNGKIDINCSWDMLMEAIRSEIEPDVVQRLFSQ